Within Cydia fagiglandana chromosome 1, ilCydFagi1.1, whole genome shotgun sequence, the genomic segment TCTTACCGGCCAGGGACTGTACCCACCATAACATGTACGTTCGTAAACATGGAAGATTATATTATAACTACCCACTATCTTTTGTAAGTTATTGTAACatgttttgctgactgtacactcgGTTGACTCCCTGCAAATAAAACTATGTAGGGGCTGTCAACTACTTATCTCTGTAGCGTTGTTGTTGTTGACGTTGTACATTCCAAAACATATTTCATAACTTTATGTAACACATACATATTTGACAATAATCTCCTACAAACTAACGTTTAACGGTTAACACCTGAACTGAACCGTTCGGTTATTTAATTGTTGAAATTGTCAAGGAAACCAAAATCAGGTaacattttattgaatattttattttattttatatacaacctagcctaattaggtacttaaatatgtCTCATTGTAGATTTTCCTCCAGAAATCAATGCGGTCTGGATTCGGCAAAGATCCCATAGTAAGGTTCTTGTCTATTATGATATATCTCAGATTTGTATCGTCACTAGCTTGCCAATCTATGTCCAGTGCCGAAGATTTTAACGAAGTAGGGTTTCTGAAAAATAATGTTTACCTACGGTCAGTATTGGTGCTTTTTATAAACAGCAGACGAACaaatgacgttccacgggaaaaggtagtTTATGGCTGGCGCTtccgtcgcatagcaccgcaatattattggagcggcgttaataatagaaCGTAagcaccataaggtacctttacccgtgggacgtcacaaatgaaGGCGCCGCTTATAACTATTACTGCTCGAAATTGTAGTATAAGTACTAAAGTACCTAACTCAAGAACCGTAAGTAGGACCAAATTAGGTTTTCCGGTTCTTCTCTTTAAACGTAGTAGAAGTTTAGGTAAGCTGGAGTGAATCGAGTTCTTGATATAGTCTAGTATAATGAAGTTCCGCAACTGTAACTTACCCGAACTTCGCAAAATTAGTCCACATACTAGTCATTCTCTCAACTGTCTTTTCGTCATTCCCTTTTAAAGGCAAAGGCCAATAAATTGCCGGATTGAACAAATAGAAGAGGTCGTCACCATGGGCCGCCCCTTTCAGATCCTTCAGGCCCAACAAGATCTTGGCCAAGTTTCTGTAAGAATCGTACTTGAAGTAATAATTGTAGATAGGTAAATGATTGTGATTCAGGAAGTACTCGGTTATAGCCACTGATGGGTAATGGAACATCACATCAGATATTAGATCTATTAAATTATTCACTGAACTATTGTTAATTGTATCATTTCCGAAGTAAAATCTCTTGATTTTGTTTGCAGTATCTTTTCTTTCTTTAATACTAGAAAAATACATGTTGTCAGGCAAAACAGCAGGAAAGTTTGCATTTAAACTTTGATACACTTTCTTGTTTAATTGTGTCACGTATAGAATGCCTTCCTTATTGTTATAGCCAATGATCATAGATACTTTATTGTACTTCCCCGATTCAAGTATGTCTTGAGGATTCATGGCCAGAAATGGTTTGTTATTGACCCCCTGCTTTTCAACACACGGTCTAAAGACATATTTTGATAGTAGATTTGAGGAGGTGACTGATGCACTTGCAATCAAAATATCGTTTTTTGAGGAATTTGTGAAAATTCTTAATAGGTCAAACGGGTTTTTCGTGTTGTAGCCCATCTTGGCCGCAACTAATGATGCACGATCTATTGGGTCATTTGGCAGAGCGAAAGGCGACAGGGCTGAGGCGCTTTGCATTATAGCTCTTCGAAACAGGCCTTTAGCTGCGGGCGATAATATCAAATAGCTGACTGATGCAGACCCTGCACTCTCACCGAAAATAGTCACTAAGTCTGGGTTGCCGCCAAAATTCTTAATGTTATCCTTGACCCACTTAAGTGCAGCCACTTGATCTTTCAAACCTGCGTTTCCTGGCGCACCCTTAATTCTGAGGCACAGAAAACCGAAGGGGCCTAGACGGTAGTTGACAGTGACAATGATAACTCCTTTTTTCACGAGCGGTTGAGGGTTGTAGAGATAGGCGCTACTGCTGCCAGTCTTGTAGCCGCCGCCGTGAATGAACACCATGACGGGGTAAAGGCGCTTGTAGCTGACCTGGCCGGGGGTGTACACGTTCAGGATCAGGCAGTCTTCAACACCCACGGGTAGCTGTAGACGGTCATGGTATTGAGCGCAAACGACGCTGGTGTCGGACGCGTTGAATACTCCCAGCCAGCGCGGTGGAGGGCCTGCCTCCTATAATAAAACCATATAaggaataggtaaataaaaacaaatcataaataaaatacttacctactattcacataagtgacattaagtacctacatttattttacCCACTTTACCCTGACTTTACCACACAACGACCGTTTGACCAAAAACCAAAAGTACCTAATAGAATAGCATACAATTTGTAAACTGTTTCAAAATTTTCTATTAATGCCCTTACTTCCTTCATTTGACTACCTACAGGTAGTGGTTaaatttataactttgtttacttatttgtaaaatatgtatttgtaGTTTAATTATGAATTAAAAATTGGTGGGATCTCTTCGTTTGAGCGCtaaaatatctcgggtgaaatggttcaTAATTCCACCCATGGTTAACAATATACTATTTCTCAATTTTCATATCGGTCCCATAGACACAGGTACattgttcagtatgaccatCGCAATACATTTTTGACATTGGGGatcacgaccccgaaatcagccaTCCATGTAGTCCCGTTGGACTTTAAGCGCATCCAACGTCAACGTCATCAGCGCTGGATGGCATCCTAGAGGGTAAATAAAATGGACATTTACGCACTGGTTTCAAAAATGAAAGAAAGCGTTTTAGGCCTTCTTTTCATTCCATTACCTGGAACCTCTCATCCACCGTGCCATACGGTATTCCCAAATATTGCCAATAGCCCTTTTTCATCTCCAACCCTATCAGTTTCCCCTGAGGTATTTGTAGCACTGGCGTATTTTCCGCAGCACCATGTATTTGGAGCACGAACACTTCCATTACCCATATCACTAGAAGTCGGGTCATGATGGCAAGGTGAGATTAAACTTTTCGATGCTTGTGTTTCTTGTGTTGTAACCACATTGACTAACTTTAATGACACGCGACATTCTTTCTTATAGGATTCTGTTCGTGCCAATAATCGATTCCATTGTTGTATCTAGGCAGTTCCTTTGTACCTACAGCTACAAGTTATTTATTGCGAATAATGCGATTTTTTAGCGGAGTGGTTACAACAGGCTTTAATGCCCCCAGTGTAAATAACTAGTTTTTAACCCCCGACGTAAAAAGACGGGTGTTATTTTCACCGCTATGTGTTCTCTGTGTATAGGTGTCTGCTACTTTAGCTCTCGGGAGAACCGATTTGgattcagtttttttatttgaaaaccTGTTTCCTAGTGGTGGTTCTTAGACATGTTAAGTTTTATACCTATCGCTTATTAAAATGAATATACTGATATTCACTTCTTCGAGAAATGGTTCTAAAAACCCCTTCATTGGCTCATAGATGCCTGTCATGGGggaaaaaaaactattgattgtaggttaatgataataatgattgAAACAATGCAATCCAACAAGTTGTCATATAGGTAAGTATTGACTACTTTCAGTTCAGttcaaatataaatatacctactttattcatgtaggcctatactgcaaaacgtaattcaagaccaaaaaagtaagaaaatgttgccactgcaataatttgtttgtaaaatagtaaattcattttgataaataatcacgctaaggtaATTTATTCactagtaattttactcctactatttaaaaaagtacttttatttacttatctatctatatatataaatgcaagtgtcctgactgactgattcatcaacgcagagccgaaactacaaaagccagaaagttgaaatttgcacaccagattgcatttataaagtgtacaagagataagcgattttgagaaattcgacccctaagggggttaaaaaggggatgaaagtttgtatggggttaaagttttattttaagctaggaatttgaaacttcgtgaaaagatatattattaaaatacaaaaaaactaattacagcgtttttgaaaattcatcccctaaggtggtgaaaaaggggttgaaagtttgtatggatatcaaaaaaaatttcaagcggtggacttgaatctttgtatttagggatattattagaagacaggaaaagtaatttcagcgttttgt encodes:
- the LOC134663858 gene encoding juvenile hormone esterase-like, giving the protein MTRLLVIWVMEVFVLQIHGAAENTPVLQIPQGKLIGLEMKKGYWQYLGIPYGTVDERFQEAGPPPRWLGVFNASDTSVVCAQYHDRLQLPVGVEDCLILNVYTPGQVSYKRLYPVMVFIHGGGYKTGSSSAYLYNPQPLVKKGVIIVTVNYRLGPFGFLCLRIKGAPGNAGLKDQVAALKWVKDNIKNFGGNPDLVTIFGESAGSASVSYLILSPAAKGLFRRAIMQSASALSPFALPNDPIDRASLVAAKMGYNTKNPFDLLRIFTNSSKNDILIASASVTSSNLLSKYVFRPCVEKQGVNNKPFLAMNPQDILESGKYNKVSMIIGYNNKEGILYVTQLNKKVYQSLNANFPAVLPDNMYFSSIKERKDTANKIKRFYFGNDTINNSSVNNLIDLISDVMFHYPSVAITEYFLNHNHLPIYNYYFKYDSYRNLAKILLGLKDLKGAAHGDDLFYLFNPAIYWPLPLKGNDEKTVERMTSMWTNFAKFGNPTSLKSSALDIDWQASDDTNLRYIIIDKNLTMGSLPNPDRIDFWRKIYNETYLST